From a single Syntrophales bacterium genomic region:
- a CDS encoding response regulator: protein MPDKIKLLVVDDEKQFLETISKRLSMRDFDVTPVSSGEEAIEAARKQEFETALVDLKMPGMGGEEVLEILKREHRFMEVVILTGYGSIDSAIKCTKAGVYGYLEKPCELETLLSVLREAYQRRVQNKLKFKDEKLKEIVSEVAPGSPLEILRKLKEMDRKLK from the coding sequence ATGCCGGATAAGATTAAACTATTGGTAGTTGATGATGAAAAACAGTTTCTGGAGACCATCTCCAAGCGCCTCAGCATGAGGGATTTCGATGTTACCCCGGTGAGTAGCGGGGAGGAGGCGATCGAGGCCGCGCGGAAACAGGAATTTGAAACTGCCCTTGTTGATCTGAAAATGCCCGGGATGGGGGGTGAGGAGGTTCTGGAGATATTGAAGAGGGAACACAGATTCATGGAAGTGGTTATCCTGACCGGGTATGGGTCAATTGATTCCGCTATCAAGTGCACTAAGGCTGGTGTCTATGGTTATCTGGAGAAACCATGCGAACTCGAAACGTTACTGAGTGTGTTGCGGGAGGCATATCAGAGACGCGTCCAGAACAAACTCAAGTTTAAGGATGAAAAGTTAAAAGAGATTGTCTCTGAGGTAGCGCCCGGCTCACCTCTCGAAATATTGAGGAAACTAAAGGAAATGGATAGAAAACTAAAGTGA